The following coding sequences are from one Candidatus Nanopelagicus hibericus window:
- the metX gene encoding homoserine O-acetyltransferase MetX encodes MSKVNPAVTGAWLEDHDPGDRQFLSIGDLTLESGEVLPDVVIAYQSWGKLNSAGDNAILVNHALTGWADVNGWWPQMVGSGLPFDSDKYFVVCPNVIGGCQGSTGPSSLAPDGKRWGSRFPVLTIRDMVAAELAFTKQIGVMKYQLSVGPSLGGMRSLEWAIDYPELIGAICTIGSSAVATGDQIGAASIQLRAIKSDPNFNNGDYYEQSTGPIEGMGIARRIAHLTYRTESEMDVRFGRELQGDETGRYAVESYLDHHAQKLAKRFDANTYISLTEAMNSHDVGRDRGGVAAALSKIKVPIHVISIDTDRLFPPRLQQEIKELAPDMTELHTIASPFGHDGFLIEVESVGQIIRNTLNLQNISN; translated from the coding sequence ATGAGCAAAGTAAATCCAGCAGTTACCGGGGCGTGGTTAGAAGATCATGACCCCGGGGATCGCCAATTTCTATCGATTGGCGATTTGACGTTGGAATCAGGTGAGGTATTACCTGATGTGGTAATTGCTTATCAAAGTTGGGGAAAATTAAACTCTGCAGGTGATAATGCAATTTTGGTAAATCACGCGTTAACTGGCTGGGCAGATGTCAATGGTTGGTGGCCACAGATGGTCGGATCTGGCCTGCCATTTGATAGTGATAAGTACTTTGTTGTCTGCCCAAATGTAATTGGTGGCTGCCAAGGATCAACTGGGCCATCCTCGTTAGCACCGGATGGCAAAAGATGGGGATCTAGATTTCCGGTACTAACTATCAGAGATATGGTGGCAGCAGAGCTAGCTTTCACAAAACAAATAGGCGTGATGAAATATCAATTATCAGTTGGCCCATCCCTAGGCGGAATGCGCAGTTTGGAGTGGGCGATTGATTACCCAGAATTAATTGGCGCTATCTGCACCATTGGCTCATCGGCTGTGGCAACTGGGGATCAAATTGGCGCAGCCTCAATTCAGTTGCGAGCAATAAAGAGTGATCCAAACTTTAATAATGGTGATTATTATGAACAAAGTACTGGTCCAATCGAGGGAATGGGAATCGCTCGAAGGATTGCACATTTAACCTATCGAACTGAGTCGGAGATGGATGTCAGGTTTGGTCGGGAGTTACAAGGAGATGAGACTGGTAGATACGCGGTGGAGTCCTATTTAGATCACCATGCACAGAAGTTAGCCAAAAGATTTGATGCTAATACCTATATTTCCTTAACCGAGGCGATGAACTCCCATGATGTTGGGCGAGATCGAGGCGGTGTGGCAGCTGCCTTATCAAAGATAAAGGTGCCAATCCATGTGATCTCGATTGATACCGATCGGCTTTTTCCTCCCCGCCTGCAACAGGAGATCAAAGAGTTAGCCCCAGATATGACCGAACTTCACACCATCGCCTCACCATTTGGCCATGATGGCTTCTTAATTGAGGTGGAATCGGTTGGACAGATCATTAGAAATACGCTCAATCTGCAAAATATCTCAAATTGA
- a CDS encoding RNA polymerase sigma factor, whose translation MAVSRAPKKGVKAGKGKQKPVKKKSSVKKVATKKVKPAKKVIKIPQKAILDAKDVGMILKVRDLVNQQKSVMAEVNSRGISNIHRIAKKSDQDIVLIARELEVSVPKQIEKLRKLGLTPYRMLKKSELALFIPPAPKPTAAGKAEKVTKVKIDGEEVELEEVELEDLDKLVDEKEEGATEEGASEIRVVNVAEESQNEANSFVLKDSEEDDAPPQTVLTAGATADPVKDYLKLIGRVPLLNAELEVSLAQSVEAGLFAEEKIAKDKKMDKKLKRELQQIIINGKRDKNHLLEANLRLVVSLAKRYTGRGMLFLDLIQEGNLGLIRAVEKFDYTKGYKFSTYATWWIRQAITRAMADQARTIRIPVHMVEVINKLARVQRQMLQDLGREPTPEELAKELDMTPEKVVEVQKYGREPISLHTPLGEEGDSEFGDLIEDSEAIVPADAVSFTLLQEQLHSVLDTLSEREAGVVAMRFGLTDGQPKTLDEIGKVYGVTRERIRQIESKTMSKLRHPSRSQVLRDYLD comes from the coding sequence GTGGCTGTATCTCGTGCGCCCAAAAAAGGCGTTAAAGCAGGAAAGGGTAAACAAAAGCCTGTGAAAAAAAAGAGTTCAGTTAAGAAAGTTGCAACAAAAAAAGTAAAGCCTGCCAAAAAAGTAATAAAGATTCCACAGAAGGCAATATTAGATGCCAAAGATGTAGGAATGATTCTTAAGGTAAGAGATTTAGTTAATCAACAAAAATCTGTAATGGCCGAGGTTAATTCTCGTGGCATAAGTAATATTCATAGGATTGCCAAAAAATCTGACCAAGATATAGTTTTAATCGCCCGTGAATTAGAGGTGAGTGTTCCCAAACAAATAGAAAAACTTCGCAAACTTGGTTTAACACCATATCGCATGCTAAAGAAAAGTGAGTTGGCATTATTCATTCCACCTGCTCCAAAGCCAACCGCTGCTGGCAAAGCTGAAAAGGTTACTAAGGTAAAAATTGATGGTGAAGAGGTTGAGTTAGAAGAGGTTGAGTTAGAGGATTTAGACAAGTTAGTTGATGAGAAAGAGGAGGGTGCTACCGAGGAGGGTGCCTCTGAGATTCGAGTTGTAAATGTGGCGGAAGAATCACAAAATGAGGCCAATTCTTTTGTACTTAAAGATTCTGAAGAAGATGACGCTCCACCGCAAACGGTATTAACCGCTGGTGCCACCGCAGATCCAGTAAAGGATTACTTAAAACTAATCGGCCGGGTGCCACTATTAAATGCTGAGCTAGAGGTTTCTTTAGCCCAATCAGTTGAGGCTGGACTATTTGCCGAGGAAAAAATTGCTAAAGATAAGAAGATGGATAAAAAGCTAAAGCGTGAGTTACAACAAATTATTATCAATGGCAAACGTGATAAGAACCATCTACTCGAGGCAAACCTTCGGTTGGTAGTCTCACTTGCCAAGCGCTATACCGGACGTGGCATGTTGTTCTTAGATCTAATCCAAGAGGGAAATCTTGGTTTAATCCGCGCAGTTGAAAAGTTTGATTACACAAAAGGTTATAAGTTCTCAACCTATGCCACCTGGTGGATTCGCCAAGCGATTACTAGAGCGATGGCAGATCAAGCAAGAACAATTCGTATCCCAGTACATATGGTGGAGGTTATTAATAAGTTAGCCAGAGTACAGCGGCAGATGTTGCAAGATTTAGGAAGAGAGCCAACTCCGGAGGAGTTAGCTAAAGAGTTAGATATGACACCAGAAAAAGTTGTTGAGGTTCAAAAGTACGGCAGGGAGCCAATCTCACTTCACACTCCATTGGGTGAAGAGGGCGATAGCGAGTTTGGTGATCTAATTGAGGATTCAGAGGCGATCGTGCCAGCTGATGCTGTTTCCTTTACCTTATTACAAGAGCAGCTGCACTCAGTTCTAGATACATTATCTGAACGAGAGGCTGGAGTGGTTGCGATGCGCTTTGGTTTAACCGACGGCCAACCAAAAACCCTAGATGAAATCGGCAAGGTTTATGGAGTGACTCGAGAGCGAATTCGTCAGATTGAATCGAAAACAATGTCAAAATTGCGCCACCCATCCAGGTCGCAAGTACTTCGTGATTATCTAGATTAA
- a CDS encoding CDGSH iron-sulfur domain-containing protein, whose product MSDKVKMQFKKNASIRVTGTVDFVDAEGNVVETKTDFSLCRCGASKEKPFCDGSHRDAGFVSE is encoded by the coding sequence ATGAGCGATAAAGTGAAGATGCAGTTTAAGAAAAATGCCTCAATTCGGGTTACCGGAACTGTAGATTTTGTTGATGCTGAGGGAAATGTGGTGGAAACTAAAACTGATTTCTCGTTGTGCCGCTGTGGGGCATCAAAGGAGAAGCCATTTTGCGATGGTAGCCATCGCGATGCGGGATTTGTAAGCGAGTAG
- a CDS encoding DUF7455 domain-containing protein yields the protein MSSQITMEQTPLNSLDRCDRCGAQAYVRAILISGGQLLFCAHHAKAYAQGLKPVVAVIQDESENLAAKAAK from the coding sequence ATGAGTAGCCAGATTACAATGGAACAAACCCCATTGAATTCACTAGATCGTTGCGATCGATGTGGTGCTCAGGCATATGTCCGTGCAATTTTAATCTCTGGTGGTCAATTATTATTCTGTGCTCACCACGCAAAAGCTTACGCACAAGGATTAAAACCAGTTGTTGCAGTTATTCAGGATGAATCTGAAAACTTAGCTGCTAAAGCAGCTAAATAA
- a CDS encoding DNA gyrase/topoisomerase IV subunit B produces the protein MATKITKPDDGTSAAIISTYTAKDLSVLEGLDAVRKRPGMYIGTTDSRGLMHCLWEIIDNAVDEALAGHCKKIDINLEADGSVEVHDDGRGIPVDKEPKTGLTGVEVVMTKLHAGGKFGGGSYAASGGLHGVGASVVNALASRLDVEVDRDGKIYWMSFKRGHAGIFDGDGPNASFNEKSGLRVIGKVSAKVTGTRIKWWFDKQIFLKEASLAIEDVYARARQTSYLVPGLTLIVNDNRGKTKTSETFFHKGGISEFCAFLRPDDPVGEVIRISGGGAYTENVPILDEKGHMTPTEVDREMGVDIAMQWGNGYEATISSFVNIISTPKGGTHVAGFERAITKAVNDALRATKTLKNNEADVIKDDVQEGLTAVVTVRMSEPQFEGQTKEVLGTAAATKIVGQVVADEMKAFFNTGKRIDKATGRLILEKIANASRTRISARTHKDLQRRKNALESSSLPTKLSDCRSDEAERTELFIVEGDSALGTTKAARNSEFQAILPIRGKILNVQKASLSQMLENNECASIIQVIGAGSGKSFDINDARYGRVILMSDADVDGAHIRCLLLTLFNSYMKPLVEAGRVFAAIPPLHRIDVIGGKKGEVHYTYSDDEMKKVITQLKKDGKRWKEPIQRYKGLGEMDADQLRETTMDPAHRTLRRITMKDVTKAEAMFELLMGNEVAPRKEFISSADIDRERIDA, from the coding sequence ATGGCAACCAAGATCACAAAACCAGATGATGGCACCTCTGCAGCGATTATCAGCACCTATACAGCAAAAGACTTATCTGTTCTTGAAGGATTAGATGCGGTCCGAAAACGTCCTGGCATGTATATCGGCACCACTGATTCTCGTGGCCTCATGCATTGCTTATGGGAAATTATTGATAACGCTGTTGATGAAGCTCTGGCTGGGCATTGTAAAAAGATTGATATTAATTTAGAGGCAGATGGTTCAGTTGAGGTTCATGATGATGGTCGTGGTATTCCAGTAGATAAAGAGCCCAAGACAGGTCTGACTGGTGTGGAAGTTGTAATGACAAAACTACATGCTGGTGGAAAGTTTGGTGGTGGCTCTTACGCAGCCTCCGGTGGTTTACACGGAGTAGGTGCTTCAGTTGTTAACGCACTTGCCTCCCGGCTTGATGTTGAGGTTGATCGCGATGGAAAGATTTATTGGATGTCATTTAAACGAGGGCATGCTGGCATATTTGACGGTGATGGGCCAAATGCAAGTTTTAATGAAAAGTCAGGATTGAGAGTAATTGGAAAAGTTTCTGCCAAAGTAACTGGCACCAGAATTAAATGGTGGTTTGATAAGCAAATCTTCTTAAAGGAAGCATCCTTGGCAATTGAAGATGTTTATGCCAGAGCCAGACAAACTTCATATTTAGTACCTGGATTAACTCTAATTGTTAATGACAACAGGGGTAAAACTAAGACAAGTGAAACCTTTTTCCACAAAGGCGGCATCTCAGAGTTTTGTGCATTTTTGCGGCCCGATGATCCAGTAGGTGAGGTAATTCGAATATCAGGAGGTGGTGCCTATACCGAGAATGTTCCAATCTTGGATGAGAAGGGGCACATGACGCCAACTGAGGTGGATCGCGAGATGGGTGTAGATATTGCGATGCAATGGGGCAATGGTTATGAAGCAACTATCTCATCATTTGTAAATATTATTTCTACTCCAAAGGGTGGCACTCATGTCGCTGGCTTTGAACGAGCAATTACCAAAGCGGTAAATGATGCATTACGGGCGACTAAAACTTTAAAGAATAATGAGGCGGATGTTATTAAGGATGATGTGCAGGAGGGATTAACTGCGGTTGTCACAGTCCGGATGTCAGAGCCGCAATTTGAGGGGCAGACTAAGGAGGTTTTGGGAACAGCTGCTGCTACCAAAATAGTTGGTCAGGTAGTTGCAGATGAGATGAAGGCATTTTTTAATACCGGTAAGAGAATTGATAAGGCAACTGGAAGATTAATCCTGGAAAAGATTGCAAACGCCTCTAGAACAAGAATTTCAGCTAGAACCCATAAGGATTTACAGCGTAGGAAAAATGCATTAGAGAGCTCATCACTGCCTACAAAATTATCTGATTGCAGATCAGATGAGGCTGAGCGGACTGAGTTATTTATTGTTGAGGGTGACTCTGCATTAGGAACCACAAAGGCTGCTAGAAACTCCGAGTTTCAAGCGATCTTGCCGATTCGAGGCAAGATTTTAAATGTTCAAAAAGCATCTTTGTCACAGATGTTGGAAAATAATGAGTGTGCATCAATCATTCAAGTAATTGGTGCTGGTAGTGGAAAATCCTTTGATATTAATGATGCTAGGTATGGCCGGGTAATTTTGATGTCTGATGCTGATGTTGATGGTGCCCACATCCGCTGCTTATTGTTAACACTTTTTAACTCTTATATGAAACCGTTAGTTGAGGCGGGCCGAGTATTTGCAGCGATTCCACCGCTACATCGAATTGATGTAATTGGTGGCAAAAAAGGAGAGGTTCACTACACCTACTCCGATGATGAGATGAAAAAGGTTATTACGCAGTTGAAAAAGGATGGTAAGCGATGGAAAGAACCAATTCAGCGCTATAAGGGATTAGGTGAAATGGATGCTGATCAACTGCGAGAGACCACAATGGATCCAGCCCATAGAACATTGCGCAGAATTACGATGAAAGATGTTACTAAAGCTGAGGCGATGTTTGAATTGTTAATGGGCAATGAGGTTGCACCTCGTAAAGAGTTTATTTCCAGTGCAGATATTGATCGGGAGCGGATTGACGCTTAA
- a CDS encoding ABC-F family ATP-binding cassette domain-containing protein — MISTNALELRAAARLLVKDVSVRINHGDRIGFVGRNGAGKSTLAKVLAGETMPAGGAVNRTGKIGYLPQDPRTGEDQGSVIDRILSVRELDLISKRMRAVEEEMASSQGVELEKAMERYTRVEHEFSTAGGYAAAAEAEAIASSLGVPNNLFDQQLSALSGGQRRRIELARILFSGAQTLILDEPTNHLDADSIVWLREFLLKYPGGLVIISHDVNLIETVVNKVFYLDANRNVIDVYNMTWKNYLQQREADEHRRKKERAIAEKKAEILQKQAEKFRAKKDKAASARAMFRRADQLLSGLEAVRKNDRVAKLRFPTPSPCGKTPITAAELSKSYGSLEIFTDVELAIDKGSRVVILGLNGAGKTTLLRILAGDLDPDTGHVEAGHGLKIGYYAQEHETLDYERSVLENMLSATKDIREPEARNVLGSFLFTGDDVHKPVKVLSGGERTRLALALLVVSAANVLLLDEPTNNLDPASREEILGALAEYQGAVILVSHDAGAVEALKPERVLLLPDGDEDLWKEEYFDLVTID; from the coding sequence TTGATTTCAACCAACGCCCTCGAACTTCGCGCTGCCGCAAGGCTTCTAGTTAAGGATGTATCAGTTCGCATTAATCACGGAGATCGAATTGGCTTTGTGGGTCGAAATGGCGCAGGTAAATCCACGCTCGCAAAAGTATTAGCTGGTGAAACTATGCCGGCAGGTGGTGCGGTTAATCGGACTGGGAAAATTGGTTATCTGCCACAAGATCCTAGAACTGGTGAGGATCAAGGCAGTGTGATTGATCGAATTCTCTCCGTTAGAGAGTTAGATCTAATCTCAAAGCGTATGCGCGCTGTTGAAGAGGAGATGGCAAGCTCACAAGGTGTGGAGTTAGAAAAAGCGATGGAGAGGTACACCAGAGTTGAACATGAGTTTTCAACCGCAGGTGGCTATGCCGCAGCAGCTGAGGCAGAGGCAATTGCATCATCCCTTGGTGTGCCAAATAATTTATTTGATCAGCAATTAAGCGCTCTATCTGGTGGTCAGCGCCGAAGAATTGAATTAGCCAGAATACTTTTTTCAGGTGCGCAAACACTTATTTTGGATGAGCCAACCAACCATTTAGATGCTGATTCAATCGTTTGGTTGCGTGAATTTCTACTTAAATACCCAGGTGGCTTAGTAATCATCTCCCACGATGTTAATTTAATCGAAACTGTTGTTAATAAGGTTTTCTACCTTGATGCTAACCGCAACGTTATCGATGTTTACAACATGACTTGGAAAAACTACCTTCAGCAACGCGAAGCGGATGAGCACAGAAGGAAGAAAGAGCGTGCTATTGCTGAGAAGAAGGCAGAGATACTACAAAAGCAAGCTGAAAAGTTTCGTGCAAAAAAGGATAAAGCGGCATCAGCAAGAGCTATGTTTAGAAGAGCAGATCAACTTCTATCCGGTTTAGAGGCTGTACGAAAGAATGACCGAGTTGCAAAACTCCGCTTTCCCACTCCCTCACCTTGTGGCAAAACTCCAATTACTGCTGCTGAACTATCTAAATCCTACGGCTCACTTGAAATCTTCACCGATGTTGAGTTAGCAATTGATAAAGGCTCCAGAGTAGTTATTTTGGGATTAAATGGTGCCGGTAAAACAACATTACTTCGAATCCTTGCTGGAGATTTAGATCCAGACACTGGTCATGTAGAGGCAGGTCATGGTCTAAAGATTGGTTACTACGCCCAAGAGCACGAGACCTTAGATTATGAGCGTTCAGTTTTAGAGAACATGCTTAGCGCCACCAAAGATATTAGAGAGCCAGAGGCAAGAAATGTTTTGGGCTCATTCCTATTTACTGGAGATGATGTTCATAAACCAGTGAAGGTATTAAGCGGTGGTGAGCGAACTCGGCTAGCTCTGGCACTCTTAGTTGTTAGTGCTGCCAATGTTTTATTACTTGATGAGCCAACAAATAACTTAGACCCAGCATCCAGGGAGGAAATTCTTGGTGCACTTGCTGAGTATCAAGGGGCGGTAATTCTTGTTTCCCACGATGCTGGCGCAGTGGAGGCGTTAAAACCAGAACGGGTATTGCTTTTGCCAGATGGTGATGAGGATTTGTGGAAAGAGGAGTACTTCGATCTTGTTACGATTGATTAA
- a CDS encoding alkaline phosphatase family protein, with protein sequence MNTGKSIDHFGLSHLINSVFSTLNLDGTTDYLSLGQGQMRECLVLIDGMGQDAINKFSEQFPIFEDIKQVKTIYTDFPSTTATSISTLGTGVLPGMHGMLGYTVRVPRSDNRLLNALKWDERVDPVIWQKVPTMFERAAIAGIAVTHVAAKRYEGSGFTQAALRGAKYVGANSIQEMVTAVHLALQPQPSFVYTYLNNLDSAGHSDGVGSDKWLTAFEYVAEFIAKLKQSAPAGTRFWITSDHGMVNSTEQIILGQDNQLLDNVTLIGGEPRARHIYIKPGAVAETITQWQEFFAQKVKILSRQDAISSGLFGPVVTEDSSDRMGDLIAIANKDLILVDPARIKEETSMVGHHGGVTDTEVAIPLLLT encoded by the coding sequence ATGAATACTGGGAAATCAATTGATCACTTTGGTTTATCCCACCTAATTAACTCAGTATTTTCAACATTAAATCTTGATGGTACAACTGATTATTTGTCCCTTGGCCAAGGACAGATGCGAGAGTGTTTGGTATTAATAGATGGCATGGGACAGGATGCAATTAATAAGTTTTCAGAACAATTTCCAATATTTGAAGATATTAAACAGGTAAAAACTATCTATACCGATTTTCCATCAACTACCGCTACGAGTATCTCAACGCTCGGCACCGGTGTGCTGCCTGGTATGCATGGCATGCTGGGCTACACAGTCAGGGTTCCTAGAAGTGATAATCGGTTACTTAATGCCCTCAAGTGGGATGAGCGGGTAGATCCAGTTATTTGGCAAAAAGTACCAACTATGTTTGAGCGGGCAGCGATTGCTGGAATTGCTGTTACTCATGTTGCTGCCAAAAGATATGAGGGCAGTGGATTTACGCAAGCGGCATTACGTGGCGCCAAGTATGTTGGCGCAAATAGTATTCAAGAGATGGTCACCGCGGTTCATCTTGCTCTGCAGCCACAACCATCTTTTGTCTATACCTATTTAAACAACTTAGATTCTGCCGGACATAGCGATGGGGTTGGATCTGATAAGTGGCTTACCGCATTTGAATATGTCGCTGAATTTATCGCCAAGCTAAAGCAATCAGCTCCTGCCGGAACACGGTTTTGGATTACCTCAGATCATGGAATGGTAAATAGCACCGAGCAAATAATTTTAGGACAGGATAACCAGCTGTTAGATAATGTGACTTTAATTGGCGGTGAACCCAGGGCACGGCATATTTATATTAAGCCAGGTGCTGTGGCAGAAACCATTACCCAATGGCAGGAGTTTTTTGCTCAGAAGGTGAAGATATTGAGTAGGCAAGATGCAATATCAAGTGGATTATTTGGACCGGTAGTCACCGAGGATTCATCCGATCGCATGGGTGATTTAATTGCGATCGCTAACAAAGATCTAATTTTGGTTGATCCTGCGCGAATCAAGGAGGAGACATCTATGGTTGGACACCATGGGGGAGTAACAGATACTGAGGTTGCGATTCCGCTGTTACTTACTTAG
- the sepH gene encoding septation protein SepH, which translates to MNEPTDLRLTGKSADGANLELVDQNGNQYHLRISDGLRATVNQPRLAAVSDLQENLTTTVKEVQARLRAGESMDSISRTTDWSIEKIENYAGPILQERAFIISQALATQIRREPHAPYLETAVSNQLAPRGVDMNTIEWNTYRAPDGNWRLTLYYPLRDGSPEDAKGEAVWLFNLGRRALSAEDDGARWIGGEVKQKTPVQTYGNVPVTEAPRLVSIREDVTPYAPTRLVIVDESLESEQADEEAQRDGVTKRIKIPSWDDIMFGKKDTD; encoded by the coding sequence ATGAACGAGCCAACTGATCTGCGATTAACTGGCAAATCTGCCGATGGTGCCAATCTTGAGTTGGTCGATCAGAATGGAAATCAATACCACCTGCGAATAAGTGATGGTTTACGGGCAACTGTTAATCAACCTCGGCTTGCAGCTGTCTCAGATCTTCAAGAAAATTTAACCACCACGGTAAAAGAGGTGCAGGCAAGGTTGCGAGCTGGTGAATCTATGGATTCAATTTCCCGGACCACCGATTGGTCAATTGAAAAAATAGAAAATTATGCCGGACCCATCTTGCAAGAGCGAGCCTTTATTATTTCGCAGGCACTTGCTACTCAAATTCGTCGAGAGCCTCATGCGCCATATCTTGAGACCGCAGTTTCTAATCAACTTGCACCCCGCGGTGTTGATATGAATACCATCGAATGGAACACATACCGCGCACCTGATGGAAATTGGCGACTAACTCTTTACTACCCACTTCGTGATGGCTCACCGGAAGATGCTAAAGGTGAAGCAGTTTGGTTATTTAATTTAGGACGAAGAGCCTTATCTGCTGAAGATGATGGTGCAAGGTGGATTGGTGGTGAGGTTAAGCAAAAAACACCAGTTCAAACTTACGGAAATGTTCCAGTAACAGAAGCACCAAGATTGGTCTCGATCAGAGAAGATGTAACTCCTTATGCCCCAACTAGATTAGTAATAGTTGATGAAAGTCTTGAGAGTGAGCAGGCTGATGAAGAGGCGCAGCGCGATGGTGTAACTAAAAGAATTAAGATCCCATCTTGGGATGACATTATGTTTGGTAAGAAAGATACTGACTAA
- a CDS encoding inositol monophosphatase family protein, which translates to MKRPAAFTFTEKSSAVDFATQMDQQAEALIVKQILNLRPDDGIIAEEGSTKESKSGITWVIDPLDGTVNYLYNLPGWNVSIAAKDKDGVIVGVVFAPSVDGFWSAVRGEGATYNGVKIKCNEPVSLDKALLATGFAYDLNLRISQGEAMAKLLPKIRDLRRNGAAAVDLCYVAMGALDGYFEASLKEWDHAAGGLIAVEAGAVISGRGGGAPNSDLVVCAGPALHAQLLPLI; encoded by the coding sequence ATGAAGCGACCAGCTGCCTTTACTTTTACGGAGAAAAGTTCTGCTGTCGATTTTGCAACACAGATGGATCAGCAGGCAGAGGCGCTAATTGTCAAGCAAATTCTAAACCTTCGGCCAGATGACGGGATTATTGCCGAAGAGGGTAGTACGAAAGAAAGTAAATCTGGAATAACTTGGGTGATTGATCCATTAGATGGCACCGTTAATTACCTTTACAACCTTCCGGGCTGGAATGTTTCAATTGCAGCCAAGGATAAAGATGGCGTAATTGTCGGCGTGGTTTTCGCCCCTAGTGTTGATGGATTTTGGAGCGCGGTTAGGGGTGAGGGTGCTACCTATAACGGTGTGAAGATTAAATGCAATGAACCGGTATCACTTGATAAAGCTTTATTAGCAACCGGCTTTGCTTACGATTTAAATTTGCGAATTAGCCAAGGTGAGGCGATGGCTAAGTTATTGCCAAAGATAAGAGATCTACGGAGAAATGGCGCAGCAGCGGTTGATCTTTGTTATGTTGCGATGGGCGCACTAGATGGATATTTTGAAGCATCCTTAAAAGAGTGGGACCATGCAGCTGGTGGATTAATTGCAGTTGAGGCGGGTGCGGTTATCTCTGGCAGAGGTGGTGGAGCACCAAACTCTGATTTGGTGGTCTGCGCTGGACCCGCCCTGCATGCTCAGCTTTTGCCGCTGATTTGA
- a CDS encoding RNA-binding protein codes for MIDEALEHLVKGIVDNPAEVVITEKNNRGGTTLEVRVHPDDIGKVIGRNGRTAKALRTVISALAGRSVRVDLIEADEVR; via the coding sequence ATGATTGACGAAGCATTAGAGCATTTAGTAAAAGGGATTGTTGATAATCCAGCTGAGGTTGTAATCACCGAAAAGAATAATCGTGGCGGAACAACTCTTGAAGTACGGGTTCATCCAGATGATATTGGCAAGGTAATTGGTCGAAATGGGCGAACTGCTAAGGCACTTCGAACCGTAATTAGTGCACTCGCCGGCCGATCAGTTCGAGTTGATTTAATCGAGGCAGACGAGGTTCGTTAA
- the rimM gene encoding ribosome maturation factor RimM (Essential for efficient processing of 16S rRNA): protein MQLVVGRIGRAHGVLGEATIQVQTDDPDVRFKVGNKLNLDSGKELTIRSARWHNQILLLAFDGVVDRNQIEELRDQMISAEVDITSLAPGEYHYQQLLGCQVFLQSNALIGEVDEIVKLPGQDLLSVDRNGKKVLIPMVKKIIISIDVLTKKIVVDPPEGLLDVTN from the coding sequence TTGCAACTTGTCGTAGGTCGCATTGGCCGCGCACATGGTGTCCTTGGTGAAGCAACAATTCAGGTTCAAACTGATGATCCAGATGTGCGGTTTAAGGTCGGAAATAAACTTAACTTAGATAGTGGCAAAGAGTTAACAATTCGATCAGCCCGTTGGCACAATCAAATACTTCTTCTAGCCTTTGATGGCGTAGTTGATCGAAACCAAATTGAGGAGCTCAGGGATCAAATGATTTCTGCAGAGGTTGATATCACCTCACTCGCACCAGGTGAGTATCACTATCAGCAATTATTGGGTTGTCAGGTATTCCTTCAGAGCAATGCATTAATTGGTGAGGTTGATGAGATAGTGAAATTACCAGGTCAAGATCTATTATCAGTAGATAGAAATGGCAAAAAAGTGTTAATCCCAATGGTAAAAAAGATTATTATTTCAATTGATGTGTTAACTAAAAAAATTGTGGTAGATCCACCGGAGGGGTTATTAGATGTTACAAATTGA